A genomic stretch from Helianthus annuus cultivar XRQ/B chromosome 1, HanXRQr2.0-SUNRISE, whole genome shotgun sequence includes:
- the LOC110936545 gene encoding uncharacterized protein LOC110936545 isoform X2, protein MPKSGKKSAYKVVSTPAAATQPIKNGKRDAEEIVQKKVVNGKKKQKIVNGGVPRDVEKNTKPQKKNKKQESNSESKEEEEKVGDYDNRA, encoded by the exons ATGCCTAAATCAGGCAAGAAGTCCGCCTACAAG GTTGTTTCAACTCCTGCAGCTGCAACACAACCGATCAAAAATG GCAAAAGAGATGCAGAGGAGATTGTTCAGAAGAAAGTAGTCAacggaaaaaaaaaacagaagatAGTCAACGGTGGTGTGCCACGTGATGTTGAGAAAAATACCAAGCCccagaagaaaaacaagaaacaaGAAAGCAATTCTGAATCTAAGGAAGAAGAAGAGAAG GTTGGAGACTATGATAATCGAGCTTGA
- the LOC110936545 gene encoding uncharacterized protein LOC110936545 isoform X1: MPKSGKKSAYKVVSTPAAATQPIKNGKRDAEEIVQKKVVNGKKKQKIVNGGVPRDVEKNTKPQKKNKKQESNSESKEEEEKVQVSEGTSIYTQCSSWLKNRFCFSTTGWRL; the protein is encoded by the exons ATGCCTAAATCAGGCAAGAAGTCCGCCTACAAG GTTGTTTCAACTCCTGCAGCTGCAACACAACCGATCAAAAATG GCAAAAGAGATGCAGAGGAGATTGTTCAGAAGAAAGTAGTCAacggaaaaaaaaaacagaagatAGTCAACGGTGGTGTGCCACGTGATGTTGAGAAAAATACCAAGCCccagaagaaaaacaagaaacaaGAAAGCAATTCTGAATCTAAGGAAGAAGAAGAGAAG GTTCAAGTTTCAGAGGGCACATCTATTTATACCCAATGCagctcatggttaaagaataGGTTTTGCTTTAGCACAACAG GTTGGAGACTATGA